A DNA window from Zingiber officinale cultivar Zhangliang chromosome 3A, Zo_v1.1, whole genome shotgun sequence contains the following coding sequences:
- the LOC122053410 gene encoding uncharacterized protein LOC122053410 isoform X1: MIRIYTLHRRDTGVMTLVVLRDTRWRDDRSIIATMEMDLTRGTQMVYVIPDIMMNIEDFANHLELSLQTQGYIDWQGGASNLLITRMMIGRLTITSFTNFAYNVKNVTDYLASRGVHALPGTRFTTEQLQQQRWILRPSVRRNPLTPTQVSTRTLMDGSITLQFVGYTPVPERLNNQVNQDDEEICSPDREILAYLSEEEPSLLKVKKLHPEAVIPHGKTMGATGYDLVIIQSYELNSGERMLLSTGIAVVIPEGYCGRIVARSGVTWKGIQIDAGVIFQDYGGEIKILIFNLNFDTILLVKGEAIAQLIIEKICIPQVIQVENLDETPRGTMGFGSTTQKEFMIPSK, from the coding sequence ATGATAAGAATTTATACTCTGCATAGGCGAGATACTGGAGTCATGACTCTAGTAGTCCTAAGGGATACAAGATGGCGAGATGATCGTTCAATCATTGCTACTATGGAAATGGATCTCACTAGGGGTACCCAAATGGTATACGTAATTCCAGACATCATGATGAATATTGAAGACTTTGCTAATCATTTAGAATTATCATTACAAACGCAAGGGTACATTGACTGGCAAGGAGGAGCAAGTAATCTCCTTATTACAAGAATGATGATTGGTAGGCTAACCATTACAAGTTTCACTAATTTTGCTTATAATGTTAAAAATGTGACAGATTATCTGGCAAGTCGAGGGGTACATGCTCTACCGGGGACTCGATTTACAACAGAACAATTACAACAACAAAGATGGATATTAAGGCCATCAGTGAGAAGAAACCCATTGACACCAACTCAGGTTAGCACAAGAACCCTAATGGATGGTAGTATTACTCTACAATTTGTAGGATATACACCAGTACCTGAACGCTTGAATAATCAAGTAAATCAAGATGATGAAGAAATATGTTCACCTGATAGGGAAATCTTGGCATATCTTTCTGAGGAAGAACCTTCTTTattaaaagttaaaaaattaCATCCGGAAGCAGTCATTCCTCATGGAAAGACCATGGGAGCAACAGGATATGACCTTGTTATCATACAATCATATGAATTAAATTCAGGAGAAAGAATGCTACTCTCTACGGGCATCGCAGTAGTTATACCAGAAGGTTATTGTGGGCGAATAGTTGCAAGATCAGGTGTTACATGGAAAGGAATTCAGATTGACGCTGGAGTTATTTTCCAAGATTATGGAGGTGAAATCAAAATTCTgatattcaatttaaattttgatactATTCTTCTTGTCAAAGGTGAAGCCATTGCACAACTAATCATTGAAAAGATCTGTATACCACAAGTCATTCAAGTTGAAAATCTTGACGAAACCCCTAGGGGAACGATGGGATTTGGATCCACAACTCAAAAGGAATTCATGATTCCCAGTAAATAA
- the LOC122053410 gene encoding uncharacterized protein LOC122053410 isoform X2, whose amino-acid sequence MPRARAHDLHPHRHSFPSFSPADGFSFAFTAAGRPTTAHSSFSDSSGDDDILLGGQQADGNDLHLTGGVLRYTQLYLSSGCEYRVSHLVYADDIMILMNGSINGIKRVKSFLDFYMACSGQEVM is encoded by the exons ATGCCGCGGGCTAGGGCTCACGATCTTCACCCCCACCGGCACTcttttccttccttctctccggcCGACGGCTTCTCCTTTGCTTTCACTGCCGCCGGCCGGCCAACCACAGCCCATTCCTCCTTCTCAGATTCCAGCGGCGACGACGACATTCTTCTTGGCGGGCAGCAAGCGGACGGCAACGATctccacctcaccggaggggttctccg GTATACTCAATTATATCTGTCATCTGGATGTGAGTATAGGGTTTCTCATTTGGTCTATGCAGATGATATTATGATACTAATGAATGGTTCTATAAATGGTATCAAACGGGTTAAAAGTTTTTTGGATTTTTATATGGCATGCTCTGGACAAGAAGTAATGTAG